In Cervus canadensis isolate Bull #8, Minnesota chromosome 6, ASM1932006v1, whole genome shotgun sequence, one DNA window encodes the following:
- the LOC122443058 gene encoding GTP-binding nuclear protein Ran-like yields MAAQGEPQVQVKLVLVGDGGTGKTTFVKRHLTGEFEKKYVATLGVEVHPLVFHTNRGPIKFNVWDTAGQEKFGGLRDGYYIQAQCAIIMFDVTSRVTYKNVPNWHRDLVRVCENIPIVLCGNKVDIKDRKVKAKSIVFHRKKNLQYYDISAKSNYNFEKPFLWLARKLIGDPNLEFVAMPALAPPEVVMDPALAAQYEHDLEVAQTTALLDEDDDL; encoded by the coding sequence ATGGCTGCCCAAGGAGAACCCCAAGTTCAGGTCAAACTTGTTTTGGTTGGTGATGgtggtactggaaaaactacattcGTGAAGCGTCATCTGACTGGTGAATTTGAGAAGAAGTATGTAGCTACCTTGGGTGTTGAGGTCCATCCTCTTGTGTTCCATACCAACAGAGGACCTATTAAGTTCAATGTATGGGATACAGCTGGTCAGGAGAAATTTGGTGGACTGAGAGATGGCTATTATATACAAGCTCAGTGTGCCATTATAATGTTTGACGTAACATCAAGAGTTACTTACAAGAATGTGCCTAACTGGCATAGAGATCTGGTACGAGTGTGTGAGAACATCCCAATTGTGTTGTGTGGCAACAAAGTGGATATTAAGGACAGAAAGGTTAAGGCAAAGTCAATTGTCTTCCACCGAAAGAAGAATCTTCAGTACTATGACATTTCTGCCAAAAGTAACTACAACTTTGAAAAGCCCTTCCTCTGGCTTGCTAGAAAATTGATTGGAGACCCTAACTTGGAGTTTGTCGCCATGCCTGCTCTTGCCCCGCCAGAGGTGGTCATGGACCCAGCCTTGGCAGCACAGTACGAGCACGATTTAGAGGTTGCTCAGACAACTGCTCTCCTGGATGAAGATGATGACCTGTGA
- the LOC122443056 gene encoding protein SET-like, with amino-acid sequence MAPKHQSSLPPQAKKLKKARPTPASRPDEASASSNLPKEEKEQQEAIEHIDEVQNEIDRLNEQASEEILKVEQKYNKLRQPFFQKRSELIAKIPNFWVTTFVNHPQVSALLGEEDEEALHYLTRVEVTEFEDIKSGYRIDFYFDENPYFENKILSKEFHLNESGDPSSKSTEIKWKSGKDLTKRSSQTQNKASRKRQHEEPESFFTWFTDHSDAGADELGEVIKDDIWPNPLQYYLVPDMDDEEGEGEEDDDDDEEEEGLEDIDEEGDEDEGEEDEDDDEGEEGEEDEGEDD; translated from the coding sequence atGGCCCCCAAACACCAGTCTTCTCTTCCACCCCAagcaaagaaactgaagaaagccAGACCGACTCCTGCCTCCAGGCCAGATGAGGCATCTGCTTCTTCAAATTTGccgaaggaagaaaaagaacagcaagaagcaATTGAACATATTgatgaagtacaaaatgaaatagaCAGACTTAATGAACAAGCCAGTGAGGAGATTTTGAAAGTAGAACAGAAATATAACAAACTCCGCCAACCATTTTTTCAGAAGAGGTCAGAATTGATCGCCAAAATCCCCAATTTTTGGGTAACAACATTTGTTAACCATCCACAAGTGTCTGCACTGCTTGGGGAGGAGGATGAAGAGGCGCTGCATTATTTGACAAGAGTTGAAGTGACAGAATTTGAAGACATTAAATCAGGTTAcagaatagatttttattttgatgaaaaccCTTACTTCgaaaataaaattctctccaAAGAATTTCATCTGAATGAGAGTGGTGACCCATCTTCAAAGTCCACTGAAATCAAATGGAAATCTGGAAAGGATTTGACGAAACGATCAAGTCAAACACAGAATAAAGCCAGCAGGAAGAGACAGCATGAGGAACCAGAAAGCTTCTTCACCTGGTTTACTGATCATTCTGATGCAGGTGCAGATGAATTAGGAGAGGTCATCAAAGATGATATTTGGCCAAATCCGTTACAGTACTACTTGGTTCCTGACATGGATgatgaggaaggggaaggagaagaggatgacgacgatgatgaagaggaggaaggattGGAAGATATTGATGAAGAAGGGGATGAGGATGAAGgtgaagaagatgaagatgatgatgagggggaggaaggagaggaagatgaaGGAGAAGATGACTAA